The Psychrobacillus sp. FSL K6-4046 DNA window TTCCCCTTATTAGTAAAGTAGATATAACTCGTTGTTTTCTTTTTAACAAAAGCACGGGAAATGGAAATTTATTCAGCTATATAAAAAATGAAACTTTCATTTTTATAAATCGTAAAGATAGAAAAGTTTGAAAGGGGCTATATCATGCTGCTAGGTAGTTTTTGGTCAAATCCATTAGTAGAATCTGCAGGTTATTTTAGTGTGGTTATATTATGTTTAATAGTTTCCATGGTTATGTTTGAGATCGTGACCAAATATAAAAACTGGCAGGAAATTAAAAATGGAAATGTCGCAGTGGCACTAGCCACGGGTGGGAAGATATTTGGTGTATGTAATATCTTTAAATATTCAATTGAAGAGCATAATACACTTTTTGAGATGATTGGTTGGGGACTATATGGATTCGCTCTTCTAATTATCGCGTATTGGTTATTTGAATTTTTTACTCCCGGCTTTAATGTGGATAAAGAAATAGAAAATGATAATCGATCCGTTGGATTTATTTCGTTAATTATTTCTGTAGGATTATCATTTGTTATTGGTGCGAGTATTTAATTAGGAGAGATAAAGATGGAGAAATTATCAAAGGTATTAATTGTAGTTGGAATATTTTTTCTAGCAATTGGCATAATATATATAGTAAAAAATTCATAGAGTTATTTAAGCTCCACGGGAAGCTGTAATAATGCGTTAGTAAATTCAATTGAATGAATTAACGAATTAGTACAGTCTCTTTTTTTATCTGTTTTAAGTTGATTTCACTAACGTTTATGTTTTGTCAGGCCTATTACCTTCTTTAATTTGGATTGGAATGCAAAGTGACTACTACTTTTCTTTTTTTATGAATTGAATTGTCATTCATTTTTATCTATAATAAAAAATAGGAATATTCACTCTATTAAAATCATACAAAGGGGGCAAACAAATGATTGAAAAACCATGGCTTTCTCACTATCCGCCGGAAGTTCCACACACGCTTGACTATGAAACTATTCCTGTCCAAGAGTATCTTACGAGAGCGTACAAGAAATTTCCAGCGAAGATAGCCATACATTTCATGGGGAGAGATGTAACTTACAAAGAGCTTTACGAATCATCGATGAAGTTTGCGAATTATTTGCAGTCATTAGGCCTGCAAAGAGGGGACAGAGTAGCAATTATGCTGCCAAACTGTCCGCAAGGGGTTATAGGTTATTTTGGGACCTTATATGCAGGTGGTATTGTTGTACAAACAAATCCTCTGTACACTGAACGAGAAATCGCGTACCAGTTAAAGGATTCAGGAGCAAAAATCATTTTAGCTATGGACATTCTTTTTCCTAGAATTACTAAGGTAATTAAAGAAACAGATTTAGAAAATATCATCATCACAGGAATTAAGGACTACCTACCCTTTCCTAAAAATCTTATCTATCCATTTATACAGAAGAAGCAATATGGCTTTAGTGTAAAAGTTGAGCATCGAGGTATGAACCATCTATTTACTGAAATTATGAAGGTCGGTAAGACGAATACCATTGACTTAACATTCGATTTTGAAGAGGATCTAGCTTTACTTCAATACACTGGTGGTACTACTGGCTTCCCTAAAGGCGTTATGCTCACGCATAAGAATTTGATTTCAAACGTTTCTATGAGTAGAGCATGGTTGCATGAATGTCGTGAAGGAGAAGAGTCGATTTTAGGTATCCTACCTTTCTTTCATGTATATGGCATGACTACTGTAATGATTTTTTCTGTCATGCAATGCAATCGTATGATATTATTACCTAAGTTTGATGTGGAGACGGCACTAAAAACAATTGATAAACAAAAACCCACACTGTTTCCAGGCGCTCCAACTATGTACATCGGTATTTTAAATCACCCAGATGTTAAAAAGTATGACTTATCTTCTATCGTAGCTTGTTTAAGTGGTTCAGCAGCCCTACCAGCCGAGGTTCAAGAAAAGTTTGAAGAAATAACAGGTGGAAGACTAGTAGAAGGTTATGGTTTAACTGAAACATCTCCTGTTACACATGCAAATTTAATATACAGTGAGGACCGGGTAAAAGGCTCCATTGGTGTTCCTTGGCCAGATACAGAAGCTACCATTTTTGGACCAGAATCTACTGAGTCATTGCCACATGGAGAAATAGGTGAAATCGCTGTCAAAGGCCCACAGGTAATGAAAGGCTATTGGAATCGCAAAGAAGATACAGAAATGACGATGCGAGACGGATGGTTATTAACAGGTGATTTAGGGTACATGGATGAAAACGGTTTCTTTTATATTGTAGACCGCAAAAAAGACCTTATAATCGCTGGTGGATATAATATTTATCCGCGTGATGTAGAAGAAGTATTATACGAACATCCAGCTGTTCAAGAATGTGTAGTAGCTGGAGTACCAGATCCATATCGTGGAGAAACAGTAAAGGCATACATCGTATTAAAAGAGGGTATGACTGCAACAGAGGAAGACCTCAATACACATTGTCGCGATAACCTTGCTTCCTTTAAGGTTCCTAGAATTTATGAATTTAGAGATGAGCTTCCTAAAACTGCCATCGGGAAAATTTTAAGAAGAAACTTAATAGAGGAAGAAAGAGAAAAGTTGAAGAAGGTAGCGGTTGAGAGTTAATTGTTTATTGACAATATAAAAAATTGAATATAAAATAAAAATATGAATGAATCATCATTCATATTTTTATTTTTTGGTGGTGAATTCATTGAAGAAAGACAAACCTAAGTATAAACAAATTATTGACGCAGCAATCATCGTCATAGCTGAAAACGGATACCATCAATCTCAGGTTTCTAAAATAGCTAAACAAGCTGGTGTTGCAGATGGAACCATCTATTTATACTTTAAAAACAAGGAAGATATTTTAATATCGGTTTTTGAAGAAAAAATGGAAGTATTTGCGGATAACTTGAAAGAAATTTTGAAAGAGGACATCAGTGCCTCTGAAAAATTATATAAGATGATTGAAAATCATTTTAAGGTACTGGCAAGTAACAAGCATCTAGCAACTGTAACCCAACTGGAGCTCCGTCAATCCAATCTAGCCTTGCGTTTACGAATAAATGCTATCTTAAAAAATTATTTGACATTGCTCGACACCATCTTAAAAGAAGGTATAAAAAATGAGGAATTCGAAAATTCTGTAGATATTCGCTTAGCAAGACAAATGGTTTTTGGTACAATTGATGAGACGACTACTTCCTGGGTGATGAATGAGTATAAATATGACTTGGTCGGACTTACAGAGAAAGTACATCGTTTATTATTAAAAGGGATAACAACCTAAAAAGGGATGTGGGTAAATGGAGTTTTTGTCATGGAATGTCGAAAATCATGTAGCAACTGTTACTTTGAATCGTCCTCCTGCAAATGCACTAGCAAGGGGTGTTATTTTAGAAGTTAATAGCTTGTTAGACGAAGTGGAGCACGACGATAACGTTCGTGTGATCCTTCTAAAAGGAGAAGGACGATTTTTCTCAGCAGGGGCAGATATTAAGGAATTTACCACAGTGACTTCTGGAGAAGAGTTTTCAAAGCTAGCTTCTAGTGGACAAACTATATTTGAAAGAGTCGAAACATTCTCTAAACCAATT harbors:
- a CDS encoding TetR/AcrR family transcriptional regulator → MKKDKPKYKQIIDAAIIVIAENGYHQSQVSKIAKQAGVADGTIYLYFKNKEDILISVFEEKMEVFADNLKEILKEDISASEKLYKMIENHFKVLASNKHLATVTQLELRQSNLALRLRINAILKNYLTLLDTILKEGIKNEEFENSVDIRLARQMVFGTIDETTTSWVMNEYKYDLVGLTEKVHRLLLKGITT
- a CDS encoding DUF350 domain-containing protein, which codes for MLLGSFWSNPLVESAGYFSVVILCLIVSMVMFEIVTKYKNWQEIKNGNVAVALATGGKIFGVCNIFKYSIEEHNTLFEMIGWGLYGFALLIIAYWLFEFFTPGFNVDKEIENDNRSVGFISLIISVGLSFVIGASI
- a CDS encoding AMP-binding protein — protein: MIEKPWLSHYPPEVPHTLDYETIPVQEYLTRAYKKFPAKIAIHFMGRDVTYKELYESSMKFANYLQSLGLQRGDRVAIMLPNCPQGVIGYFGTLYAGGIVVQTNPLYTEREIAYQLKDSGAKIILAMDILFPRITKVIKETDLENIIITGIKDYLPFPKNLIYPFIQKKQYGFSVKVEHRGMNHLFTEIMKVGKTNTIDLTFDFEEDLALLQYTGGTTGFPKGVMLTHKNLISNVSMSRAWLHECREGEESILGILPFFHVYGMTTVMIFSVMQCNRMILLPKFDVETALKTIDKQKPTLFPGAPTMYIGILNHPDVKKYDLSSIVACLSGSAALPAEVQEKFEEITGGRLVEGYGLTETSPVTHANLIYSEDRVKGSIGVPWPDTEATIFGPESTESLPHGEIGEIAVKGPQVMKGYWNRKEDTEMTMRDGWLLTGDLGYMDENGFFYIVDRKKDLIIAGGYNIYPRDVEEVLYEHPAVQECVVAGVPDPYRGETVKAYIVLKEGMTATEEDLNTHCRDNLASFKVPRIYEFRDELPKTAIGKILRRNLIEEEREKLKKVAVES